A portion of the Deinococcus fonticola genome contains these proteins:
- a CDS encoding BNR-4 repeat-containing protein — MKSLLLFLALSGGALATTLVPDATNLWYNAPQAVNIAGTTHFTYVNNNGQLYVQSLQRDGSLTPPVLLHDWKQIDDHDSPVLVQMKAGKYKDHYVAVYARHNSDLMLRISLRPNDLTQWQPAVKLQENATYPQVYVGPDERLYIFFRRYRAGDLGLKLMTVPGDLDLGRREERMVVRFPKDSVVYFTTTYRDGRFGLAWNYYNYVLKKHQFLHVAVSDTRGITWSTPEGQAIPNLNTHPPVYTQPDDLQLRAWHMQLTAEGKPIVGFMQYDREFIPCCGQEGANLGHSQVMLYDGHVQQIDQADVTFYPSGLFVDADRRRVVYAKRENDTYQLRAFNLTDRTSCAFLKSSRPLTWPRFVEQSSGDLIATFIDWYRDLNDFRTDLLIVPAGQQTCQ, encoded by the coding sequence ATGAAATCCCTCCTCCTTTTCCTGGCTCTCAGCGGCGGCGCCCTGGCGACCACCCTGGTTCCAGACGCCACCAACCTCTGGTACAACGCGCCGCAGGCCGTCAACATTGCCGGAACCACCCACTTCACGTACGTCAACAACAATGGGCAGCTCTACGTCCAGTCGCTGCAACGTGACGGCTCGCTGACCCCTCCAGTCCTGCTGCATGACTGGAAGCAAATAGATGACCATGACAGTCCGGTTCTGGTGCAGATGAAGGCCGGGAAGTACAAAGACCATTACGTGGCTGTCTATGCCCGTCACAACAGCGACCTGATGCTGCGGATCTCCCTGCGGCCGAATGACCTGACCCAGTGGCAGCCCGCCGTGAAACTTCAAGAAAACGCCACCTACCCGCAGGTCTATGTCGGCCCGGATGAACGGCTCTACATTTTCTTCAGGCGCTACAGGGCCGGTGATCTCGGCCTCAAACTCATGACCGTGCCCGGTGACCTCGATCTCGGCCGGCGCGAAGAACGCATGGTCGTCCGGTTTCCCAAGGACAGCGTCGTCTACTTCACCACCACCTACCGTGACGGCCGCTTCGGGCTGGCCTGGAATTACTACAACTATGTCCTGAAAAAACACCAGTTCCTGCATGTCGCCGTGTCCGACACGCGCGGGATCACGTGGAGCACCCCGGAAGGGCAGGCCATTCCCAACCTCAACACCCACCCCCCGGTCTACACCCAGCCGGACGACCTTCAGCTGAGGGCCTGGCACATGCAGCTCACTGCGGAAGGAAAACCCATCGTGGGGTTCATGCAGTACGACCGGGAATTTATTCCCTGTTGCGGCCAGGAGGGCGCGAACCTTGGCCATTCACAGGTCATGCTGTATGACGGTCACGTCCAGCAGATCGACCAGGCGGACGTCACCTTTTACCCCAGCGGTCTTTTCGTCGATGCCGATCGCCGGCGGGTGGTGTACGCGAAGCGCGAAAATGACACCTACCAGCTCAGGGCCTTCAACCTGACCGACCGCACGTCCTGCGCCTTCCTGAAGTCCAGCCGCCCGTTGACCTGGCCGCGTTTTGTCGAGCAGTCGAGCGGTGATCTGATCGCCACATTCATCGACTGGTACCGGGATTTGAACGATTTCAGGACAGACCTCCTGATCGTGCCTGCCGGGCAACAGACCTGCCAGTGA